The following is a genomic window from Gemmatimonadota bacterium.
GCCGTCGTCCGCGGGTGTCCAGGTGACCTTGTCGATCACGGGGCCGTTCTGCCCTTGCCGCTCGCCTGAGAGGACCATCGCTCCGTCCTCCAATTCGCCGGCCAGGTTCAGGATGAGGCCGTTTCCGCCGACCCAGCGCTGGTGCCAAGTGTTCGATGCGGGGTCGAAGTGATTCAGACTCTGTCCCGGGGTGCCGCCGCCTCCGATCCAGTGCTCGAGCATCGCGCAACCGTTGGAGATGCGCGTGATCGAGTTGGTGCCTGCCACGGCTCCGGCCGGGTTCGTGACCTGCCAGTCGCCGAGCCAGAAGTCGAACGCGCGGTAACCCTCGGCCGAACAACCCTGCCCGACCGGCCCATGCCCGTCCGGGTCCACCGGGGCGGGGGCCTCCTCCTGGGCGACCGCCGGCTGGCTCGCTCCGAGGAGGAGCGTCAGCGCGGTTGCCGCGGGTATCCACGTGCGTCCCATGGCCTCGGTCGACCTTTCGTCGAGGGCTGAACGACTCGATTCACCATCCCGCTCGAAAACTGAGGCATTCCGGGCGGGCGTGGAAGCAGGATGGGACGGTGCGTTGCCACGTCGGGGCGGAACGCGCGAGTGCGGTGCGGAGCGCGAGGGATCCACCGCTCCAGGAGGCCAGGATGCACGAAAGCCGCTTCTTGCGAAGCGACTTCCGAGGGTCGCGGGAGGCCAGGGTCCCGCGACGAAGAAGGGAAGCTGGGGGGCCTCAGGAGGAACCCGCCGTAGCGACGAAGACCGCCCCCACAACTTCCCTTCGCTTTCTGTAATCCGACAGATTACGACTCGGTTCCCGGTCGCGCGGGGAAAGCCTCAGGAAAGTGGCTTGAGGAGGTCGTCCCGGTAGCTACGACTGACCTTCAGGGACTCCCCATCGTGCAGTATGGCCACGTAGTCACCGCCCGCCCACGGCTGCACTTCGCGGATGCGGTCGACGTTGACGATCGTGGAGCGGTGGATGCGGATGAATCGCGTGGGGTCCAGCCGGTCCCCGAGTCCCGCCAGCGTCGCCCGAATGAGGTGGCTGGCCTTGCCGGCGTGCACGCGCACGTAGTTGCCGGCGCCCTCCAGCCAGTCGATTTCATCGACCGGGACGAAGCGGATGCGGTCGCGGTCGCGCACCATGATTCGCGACGCCCAGCGGGCATCACCGGCGTCGTCCCGCAGGGGCCCCGGGAGCTCTCGCAGAACCCCGTTCAGGGTCCGCGACAAGGCGGCGACGTCGGCCTGCCGT
Proteins encoded in this region:
- a CDS encoding LytTR family DNA-binding domain-containing protein, translating into MSDGGHATISAIIVDDEPLARDCVRIALEDHPEVRIVAECGDGERAVEAIRQLDPDLVFLDVQMPGMDGFDVIEVIGVERMPVVVFVTAYDQHALKAFEIHAADYVLKPFDDARFMASVGHAIQRVRQADVAALSRTLNGVLRELPGPLRDDAGDARWASRIMVRDRDRIRFVPVDEIDWLEGAGNYVRVHAGKASHLIRATLAGLGDRLDPTRFIRIHRSTIVNVDRIREVQPWAGGDYVAILHDGESLKVSRSYRDDLLKPLS